The nucleotide sequence CGCTTGTCCCGGAACATATCAAGGGCCGGGTGGAACGCCTCTTCGCTGCACCGGGGGAAGGTTCGGATCACGCTGTTTCGGTCACGATGAGCAAGCTCAACTGGCTCATGTTCGTCGATCCTGAATGGACTGGGCATCGCCTTGTTCCGATGCTTGCGTTCGATCATCCAGCCTCGGAACCAGCATGGAATGGCTTCCTGCATAGTGGCCAAATTCCGCGGCCACCGCTGGTCGAAGTCATAAAGCCGCTCCTGCTTGAACTGTTCCCGTGGGTTGAGGGCTTTTCTTGGGATCGCGAACTTTCGGAGATCGCCGCCCAATGGCTAGGCTTCATGCGGGTGTTCCACCCTGGCGAGCCCGCTGGCCTATCAAAAAAGGAAATGCGTTCGGCCCTTCGGGCGATGTCTGACGAGACGCGGAACCAGTTCGTCTTCTGGTTGGGCATGGTGGGTCAGGAGAACGAGGGTGGCTGGGCCAAACTCGTCATCCCGTTCATTAACGAGGTCTGGCCCAGGGAACGCAAGTATCGAACATCGGCTTCGGTACGGGCATGGGTCGGCCTCCTAGACGATACCGGCGACAGCTTTCCGGCGGTCTACGAAGCCGTGAAGAAGTTTCTGGTTCCAGTCGAGACGAACGACCATCCCTTCTACAGGTTCACCCGAGAGATCAATGACGAAGAACCCATTACGGTGCGCTACCCTGAAGCTACATTGGATTTAATGAACAGGGTCACACCACAGGCTCTAGCTCGGCCACCGTATGAGTTACCGAAAGTTCTGGCCTTGATCGCCGAAACTGAACCCAAGCTGACATCAGATGGTCGGTATTTGCGCCTGATTGATCTGGTTGAGCGAAGCTAATTCCCAGGCAAGTTGAACGGCAGGCCTCTGTTTCTAGCCAGACATTGCACCGTTGCTGCAAAGAAAGCTTTGAAATGTTGAGACTGAAAGTTCTTCTTGCGTCCGCATCGACGGCTGGTTCCCGCCCTTCATGTCGGATTAGCGCATCATGCTGCACTTGGCACGAAGGACCGCTTCGGGTCGTAGTCGGCCCAAAGCCAACTGTTCCCATTCCGGTGACCACTTCCCACGGATCTAGTGCGCGACCTGCAACGCCCGATAGTTCATGTAAACCAGCCGCACCAGCGTGTACTCGAACGGCGAGCCGGTCTGGTAATAGCGGAAGTTGGTCTGGTCACGCTTGTTGATCACGTACATCAGGTTGTAGGCCACACTGGCCGGCACGTTGCCATTGGTCTGCGTCGGATCGAGCACGTACAACAAGCCCTGATCGGCCGCCAGCCCGGTTGCGTCGCGCACATCGGAGGGGCCGAAGAACGGCAGCACGAGATAGGGCCCGGTACCCACGCCGTAATGGCCGAGCGTCTGGCCGAAATCCTCGTCGCGCTGTTTCAGCCCGATATGCGTGGCCGGATCGAACAGCCCGCCGATACCGACCGTGGAATTGATCACGAAACGCGATGCGGTCACCGCCGAACTCTTCGGCTTGAGCTGCAGCACGCTGTTGGTGAGGGTCGTGATCTCGCCGATATTGGAAAAGAAATTGGCCACGCCGGTGCGCATGAAGCCGGGGGTGTAGCGATCATAGACGTGCACCACCGGCAGAAGCACGTACTCGTCGGTCAGCGCGTTGAAGCGGTAGACACGACGATTGAATCCTTCCGCCGGGTCCGAGATCGCCAGCGGGTTGGCCGTGGTCTGGCTCACCGGCGTGCTGGCGGGCGTCGAGTTGTCGATGGTTTTGGGCGGCGGTGTCGAGGCACAGGCCCCCAGAAACAGGCACAGGGCCATTACCAGGGGCAACGGCCGGCGGGATCGAGCGTGTTGCAAGGCATTCATTGGGTAAAGTAATCCTGCAGCGCGTGAATCGTTTTCTTGTAACTCAGGTTACCGAGGTGGCCGCCATGTGGCCGGATCCGCGCGCGGCCCTTGAAGGTATGGCGCAGGAACTGGACCTCGTCGGCATTCAGGATCGGATCGTCCGCGTTCGTGAACACTGCGATGTGGTCATCGCTGGCCAGAAACGGCGCGATGCGGTGCATATCGCCCTCGGATATCAACTGCGCCTTGCTCACATGCCGGCCGTCGCGATTCCAGTACGGCACCAACAGCTGGTTGATGTAATTGGAAAACGACATCCGGAAGGAACGACGGAAATAGACCCCGAGCGAAGCATAGGGCCCGAGGTTGACGTTCTTCGGCACGATCACGTCGGAATGCGTCAGCACATCGGCGGCGAATGCCATGTTGGCCAGCGACAGCCGGAACGCCAGGCCCACGATGGCGCCGATATCCTTCTTGTCGAAGGCGCCTTTCTCGTAGGCCTGATACAGCGCATCTTCATTGAAGCGCAAGGGCTTACCATGGCCTTCACTCTGCTGGATGTTGCCCAGGACCTGCGCCAGGAACCGGGGCAGCGCAGCGAAGCCGCCGGGCAGATTCCGTTGCAACAGGTTGTCCATCCGACCGACCGAGGCCCATAGGCTGACCGCGGGGTTGAGCAGTAATACGTGCTGGAAGTGAAACACCTGGCGCTTCTGATCCAGATGGGCGACGAACGCTGCTTCGGTCGCACCCAGACTCCAGCCTGTCAACGAATAGCCGGTAATATCGATATCCCCGGACACATCGTCGCGCACGGCCTGCATCATCCGATACAGATCGGCCACGTCGGTCTTCATGCGCCCCGGCACGGGGTGTCTGGCGGCGCCCAGCATGAATGTCACACTGGTGGGCGACGGCAGGCAGGCCACGCTGTAACCCACCTGATAGAGCGCACGCGAGAGCAGCAGACATTTGCTCGACAGTGCCGAGTCGCCGGTTCCGGCAATCACGAACGCCAGCGGCGCCGGATGATTCTGGGCGGCCAGCATATACTTTAGAGGGCGGGCATAGCGCAGCGTGGGCGGCGTTTTACGATCGACCAGCGGCTTGAGCGTCCGAATCGAGAGATTCGCTTTCTTCGGCAGCTCGGCTTTCATCCGGTCCGGCGTACCGAGCACCGTGGCCGTCAGTGGGTTCTTGAACGGATAGGGTTTGACATGGGAACCCTGGGCGGCGGCATGATGCGTGGTCGATGATGTCCCTGCTTTAGTCGCCGTCGCGGGCGGCGGGCCGCCCTGTGTGGCGCACCCGGCCAGGGCGGACAAAAGCAGTAGACCGGCCATGAATCGCCGGCATGAGACTGAAAACACGGGCCTACCTGAACGACCTCAAAATTTGCTTCATCATACCGACAACCGGTTCGCCGGGGGGATGTTATTTCCGAGTATTGCCCATGACCCAGATTCTGATCGTTGGCGCCGGCGTAGCCGGCATGGCCGCCGCCGAGCACCTGACCGCTGCCGGCTATGCGCCGAAGCTGGTCGACAAGGCGGCACGGCCGGGCGGCCGCTGCGCCACACGGCGGATTGCCGCGGAGCTGGACGCCGACTGGTTCGACTACGGCGCGCAGTATTTCACCGTTCGCGATGAGGGATTTCGCGCGCTGGTCGATGCCGACCTCCAGGCCGGGCGTCTCGCGCACTGGTCGCCGGCCATCGCCAGCGCCGAACGGGTGGCCGGCACCTGGCTGCTGACGCCCTCGCCCGATGATCGCGAACGCCTGATCGGACCACGCGGACTCAATGCCTGGGTTCGCCAGCGACTGCAGGCCGCCCGCCTCGAGGTCGCAACCGAGCGCCAGGTTCAGCGAATTGTCGCCGAGGGCGGGCGCTGGCGCATCGACTACGCCGACGGCAGCGCCGAGTGGGCCGACGTCGTCGTCTGTACCCCGCCGGCGGTACAAACCGCGGCGCTGCTCGGGCCGCGCGCCGTGGGTATCGACGCGCTGGCGCACCCGGAGGCCGCCCTCGCGGCCTGTCATTCAGTGGTGGTTCGTGGGCCCGCCCTGCCCGAACGCCAGGCGATCTTCTTCAAATCGGGGCGGCTGTCCTGGGTGGCCGACAATACGCACAAGGCCGGGCGCAGCGGCGACCGCCATCTCTGGACACTGCACGCGGATGCACAATTCAGCGAATCCCACATCGAAACACCCACTGCCGAACTGGCAGACGCGCTGATCTCGGAATTCGCGACCGC is from Salinisphaera sp. LB1 and encodes:
- a CDS encoding VacJ family lipoprotein, which encodes MNALQHARSRRPLPLVMALCLFLGACASTPPPKTIDNSTPASTPVSQTTANPLAISDPAEGFNRRVYRFNALTDEYVLLPVVHVYDRYTPGFMRTGVANFFSNIGEITTLTNSVLQLKPKSSAVTASRFVINSTVGIGGLFDPATHIGLKQRDEDFGQTLGHYGVGTGPYLVLPFFGPSDVRDATGLAADQGLLYVLDPTQTNGNVPASVAYNLMYVINKRDQTNFRYYQTGSPFEYTLVRLVYMNYRALQVAH
- a CDS encoding alpha/beta hydrolase, whose translation is MAGLLLLSALAGCATQGGPPPATATKAGTSSTTHHAAAQGSHVKPYPFKNPLTATVLGTPDRMKAELPKKANLSIRTLKPLVDRKTPPTLRYARPLKYMLAAQNHPAPLAFVIAGTGDSALSSKCLLLSRALYQVGYSVACLPSPTSVTFMLGAARHPVPGRMKTDVADLYRMMQAVRDDVSGDIDITGYSLTGWSLGATEAAFVAHLDQKRQVFHFQHVLLLNPAVSLWASVGRMDNLLQRNLPGGFAALPRFLAQVLGNIQQSEGHGKPLRFNEDALYQAYEKGAFDKKDIGAIVGLAFRLSLANMAFAADVLTHSDVIVPKNVNLGPYASLGVYFRRSFRMSFSNYINQLLVPYWNRDGRHVSKAQLISEGDMHRIAPFLASDDHIAVFTNADDPILNADEVQFLRHTFKGRARIRPHGGHLGNLSYKKTIHALQDYFTQ
- a CDS encoding NAD(P)/FAD-dependent oxidoreductase, which gives rise to MTQILIVGAGVAGMAAAEHLTAAGYAPKLVDKAARPGGRCATRRIAAELDADWFDYGAQYFTVRDEGFRALVDADLQAGRLAHWSPAIASAERVAGTWLLTPSPDDRERLIGPRGLNAWVRQRLQAARLEVATERQVQRIVAEGGRWRIDYADGSAEWADVVVCTPPAVQTAALLGPRAVGIDALAHPEAALAACHSVVVRGPALPERQAIFFKSGRLSWVADNTHKAGRSGDRHLWTLHADAQFSESHIETPTAELADALISEFATATAQRASDMEIVRTHRWRYARPGPGAPDADELCWADTDSGLAIAGDWLAGGRIEGAWLSGREAARRLIAAYALGHSPGRDKPGSSRPG